From a single Acidobacteriota bacterium genomic region:
- a CDS encoding glycerol-3-phosphate dehydrogenase/oxidase — protein MANELRTNEFSWRSRQASLDRFTQEMFDVLIIGGGITGAGLALDAAVRGLKTALVEKRDFAAGTSSRSTKLIHGGLRYLEQFDFALVREALLERSILARIAPHLAEAFPFVIPIYSDRRRNYDHPWKMRAGLFLYDFLAGGHNFSRHRRLNKEEALRLAPQLDANGLKGAFLYYDARTNDSRLVIEVIKAAHERGASIANYAKVESFLRNGNGKIAGARVVDQIGGNPIDLRASVTINATGVWLEETIRLNNSEGELPKTLRPAKGIHLTVSADRLRVGAAWLIPSLTGHRFYFIVPWQDRVNVGTTDTDYEGGKDSPQANPEEVAEILIAVNSYFPGANLDTTDVISAWAGLRPLITDADAKDTTKVSRKEEIIETSDGLISIGGGKLTTYRLMAEQGITLALKRLERRPERLNGENRTTEVPISGGQISRVDLEMLAKQFAQHYDLPVGITRHLAFSYGSDFDRLIRLMLDDEQLREPLTKDLPHVKAEVVYAARHEMAVNLSDTLMRRMRLAMLAGEASLECAPVAAMLMARELGWDEVETRRQLTNFVAELHREYLAKV, from the coding sequence ATGGCAAACGAATTACGAACGAACGAATTTTCCTGGCGTTCCCGGCAAGCTTCGCTTGATCGGTTCACACAGGAAATGTTCGACGTCTTGATCATCGGCGGCGGAATTACAGGAGCCGGGTTGGCGCTGGATGCCGCCGTGCGCGGGTTGAAAACCGCCTTGGTGGAAAAGCGCGATTTTGCCGCCGGAACGTCCAGCCGTTCGACCAAGTTGATTCACGGCGGGTTGCGGTACCTGGAGCAGTTCGATTTTGCCCTGGTGCGTGAAGCTTTGTTGGAACGGTCAATCCTCGCGCGGATTGCTCCCCATTTGGCCGAAGCTTTTCCCTTTGTCATTCCGATTTATTCCGACAGGCGTAGAAATTACGATCATCCATGGAAGATGCGAGCCGGGCTGTTTTTGTACGATTTTTTGGCTGGCGGGCACAATTTTTCCAGGCATCGGCGGTTGAATAAAGAAGAAGCGTTAAGGCTGGCGCCGCAACTGGATGCCAACGGATTAAAGGGCGCATTTCTGTATTACGACGCCCGAACGAATGATTCCCGACTGGTTATTGAAGTCATCAAGGCTGCGCACGAACGCGGAGCATCCATCGCCAATTACGCCAAAGTCGAAAGCTTTTTGCGCAATGGCAACGGCAAAATCGCCGGGGCGCGCGTAGTGGATCAAATTGGCGGCAATCCGATTGATCTGCGCGCCAGCGTGACGATCAATGCGACGGGCGTCTGGTTGGAAGAAACAATTCGGTTGAATAACAGCGAAGGAGAATTGCCCAAAACATTGCGGCCGGCCAAGGGCATTCACCTGACAGTTTCCGCTGACCGGTTGCGTGTGGGGGCTGCCTGGTTGATTCCATCGCTGACCGGCCATCGGTTTTATTTCATCGTGCCGTGGCAGGATCGCGTCAACGTCGGAACCACAGACACCGATTACGAAGGCGGCAAGGATTCGCCTCAAGCCAACCCGGAAGAAGTTGCTGAAATTCTGATTGCTGTCAATTCTTATTTTCCCGGCGCAAATCTGGATACGACGGACGTGATTTCCGCCTGGGCGGGATTGCGTCCGTTAATCACCGATGCCGACGCCAAAGACACCACCAAAGTGTCTCGCAAAGAAGAGATCATCGAAACTTCAGATGGATTGATTTCTATTGGAGGAGGCAAACTGACCACCTACCGGTTGATGGCGGAGCAGGGAATTACCCTCGCACTAAAACGACTGGAAAGGCGACCGGAAAGACTCAATGGTGAAAACAGAACGACGGAAGTTCCGATCAGCGGCGGCCAGATAAGCCGGGTTGATCTGGAAATGCTGGCGAAACAGTTTGCTCAGCATTACGACTTGCCGGTCGGAATCACGCGGCATCTGGCATTTTCTTATGGATCGGATTTTGACCGGTTGATTCGCCTGATGCTGGATGATGAACAATTGCGCGAACCGCTGACCAAAGACCTGCCTCACGTCAAAGCCGAAGTTGTTTATGCCGCCCGGCACGAAATGGCTGTCAATTTAAGTGATACGTTGATGCGGCGGATGCGTCTGGCAATGCTGGCAGGAGAAGCTTCGCTGGAATGCGCGCCGGTGGCAGCCATGTTGATGGCCAGGGAGTTGGGTTGGGATGAAGTCGAAACCCGTCGCCAACTTACCAATTTCGTTGCTGAGCTTCACCGCGAGTACCTCGCCAAAGTTTGA